A DNA window from Streptococcus mutans contains the following coding sequences:
- the recX gene encoding recombination regulator RecX: MKITKIEKKKRLYLIEIDEAEHFYITEDTIVHFMLSKNKEILPEQLEEIKTFAQFSYGKNLALYYLSFKQRTEKEVKDYLIRHDINTTVIPQILTQLKEEKWLDDSKYIDNILQQNLHSGDKGAFILKQKLLQKGIESQLIEDMLKDFDFSSICIKTAQKLLKKYQSKLPKRALKDKLKQALTTKGFSYQEAQIALEDLDIENNSENEEELIYKELDKQYRKYSKKYENYELRQRLTQSLARKGFAFDAIKNALREYL; the protein is encoded by the coding sequence ATGAAAATTACTAAAATTGAAAAGAAAAAAAGACTTTATCTGATTGAAATTGATGAAGCTGAACATTTCTATATCACTGAAGATACCATTGTCCATTTTATGCTCAGCAAGAATAAGGAAATTCTTCCTGAGCAACTAGAAGAAATCAAGACCTTTGCCCAATTTTCTTATGGTAAAAACCTTGCTCTGTATTATCTTTCTTTTAAACAGCGCACGGAAAAAGAAGTCAAAGATTATCTGATAAGACATGATATTAACACTACTGTTATTCCTCAGATTCTCACCCAATTAAAAGAGGAAAAGTGGCTTGATGACAGTAAATATATCGACAATATATTGCAGCAAAATCTTCATTCTGGTGATAAAGGCGCCTTTATCCTTAAACAGAAATTACTTCAAAAAGGAATCGAATCTCAATTAATTGAAGACATGTTAAAAGATTTTGATTTCAGCAGTATTTGCATTAAAACGGCCCAAAAACTCCTTAAAAAATATCAAAGTAAGCTCCCAAAAAGAGCTCTCAAGGATAAACTCAAGCAAGCCTTAACGACCAAAGGATTTTCCTATCAAGAAGCCCAAATAGCTCTTGAAGATTTAGATATTGAAAACAATTCTGAAAATGAAGAAGAACTTATTTATAAAGAACTAGATAAACAATATCGGAAATATAGTAAAAAATATGAAAATTATGAACTCAGACAACGCCTGACACAAAGCTTAGCCAGAAAAGGCTTTGCCTTTGATGCTATTAAAAATGCCTTACGGGAGTATTTGTAA
- a CDS encoding type II toxin-antitoxin system RelB/DinJ family antitoxin, translating into MSTIAIRVDDELKEKATELYKELGLDMSTAVKLFLTQSVKTRSIPFEIKDSSADDLLNKRLTDLIMENAETVKTIDLDNSD; encoded by the coding sequence ATGTCAACTATAGCTATTCGTGTTGATGACGAATTAAAGGAAAAAGCAACAGAGCTTTATAAGGAATTGGGTCTTGATATGTCAACAGCTGTTAAGCTTTTTTTGACACAAAGTGTAAAAACAAGAAGTATTCCTTTTGAGATTAAAGATTCTTCTGCAGATGATTTGCTTAATAAGCGTTTAACTGATTTGATTATGGAAAATGCTGAAACAGTGAAAACAATTGATTTAGATAATTCAGATTAG
- a CDS encoding DUF960 domain-containing protein translates to MAFTNTKGRYASFGVVTSLPPELIDVFWEILDNNLKDVFTLDTLLTFQLVNNQGQLSFKYYDKYSKTVIVSDYATKFDPFYPEIVQIIDNNGRETIILPYELDIDL, encoded by the coding sequence ATGGCCTTTACAAATACAAAGGGACGGTATGCAAGTTTTGGTGTGGTAACAAGTTTACCTCCCGAATTGATTGATGTTTTTTGGGAAATTCTTGATAATAACTTAAAAGACGTTTTCACACTTGACACTCTTTTAACCTTTCAATTAGTGAATAATCAAGGGCAACTGAGTTTTAAGTACTACGATAAATACAGTAAAACCGTTATTGTATCTGACTATGCAACCAAATTTGACCCTTTCTATCCAGAAATCGTTCAAATTATTGATAATAATGGCAGAGAAACTATTATTCTCCCTTATGAATTGGACATAGATTTGTAA
- a CDS encoding DUF1912 family protein, whose protein sequence is MSYEQEFLREFEAWVNSQVTINEMAMNASRKIIEEDKDERAADAYIRYESKLDAYKFIQGKFENYKAGKGFHDIPDGLFGERNY, encoded by the coding sequence ATGTCATACGAACAGGAATTTTTACGAGAATTTGAAGCTTGGGTCAATTCACAAGTGACCATTAACGAAATGGCCATGAATGCTAGTCGTAAAATCATTGAAGAAGATAAAGATGAGCGTGCAGCAGATGCCTATATTCGTTATGAAAGCAAACTGGATGCCTATAAATTTATCCAAGGAAAATTTGAAAATTATAAGGCTGGCAAAGGATTTCACGATATACCAGACGGTCTTTTTGGTGAGAGAAATTATTGA
- a CDS encoding DUF402 domain-containing protein, with translation MKLPKEGDFITIQSYKHDGSLHRTWRDTMVLKTTENAVIGVNDHTLVTESDGRRWVTREPAIVYFHKKFWFNIIAMIRDNGVSYYCNLASPYIMDQEALKYIDYDLDVKVFADGEKKLLDVDEYELHKQKMGYSSDIDYILKENVKILVDWINNGKGPFSQSYINIWYKRYLELKNR, from the coding sequence ATGAAATTACCTAAGGAAGGCGACTTTATTACAATTCAAAGTTATAAGCATGATGGTAGTTTGCACCGAACTTGGCGCGACACTATGGTACTAAAAACAACAGAAAATGCCGTTATTGGTGTTAATGATCATACGCTAGTCACTGAAAGTGATGGGAGACGATGGGTAACCCGCGAACCAGCTATTGTTTACTTTCATAAAAAATTCTGGTTTAATATCATCGCAATGATTCGAGATAATGGCGTTTCTTACTATTGCAACTTAGCTAGTCCTTATATAATGGATCAAGAAGCATTAAAGTATATCGATTATGATTTAGATGTTAAGGTTTTTGCAGATGGTGAAAAAAAACTTCTAGATGTTGATGAATATGAGTTACATAAACAAAAAATGGGATATTCTTCTGATATTGACTACATTTTGAAAGAAAACGTCAAAATTTTAGTAGACTGGATTAATAATGGTAAAGGACCCTTTTCACAATCCTATATCAATATTTGGTACAAACGTTATCTTGAACTTAAGAATCGTTAA
- the nrdI gene encoding class Ib ribonucleoside-diphosphate reductase assembly flavoprotein NrdI: MTKTITLIYISLSGNTKSFVARLTNYLQSKTDLTIHSVNVKDLVKDQADYFALSDYFVAFLPTYLEGGNGLDSGDIEILTTPLREFIAFADNYRYCYGIVGSGNKNFNNQYCLTAKQYAEQFGFPVLDNFELRGLADDVERVGDKILALYAVN, encoded by the coding sequence ATGACAAAAACAATCACTTTAATTTATATTAGTTTAAGCGGCAATACCAAAAGTTTTGTAGCTCGCTTGACAAACTATCTACAGTCAAAAACGGACTTAACAATTCATTCTGTCAATGTCAAAGATTTAGTTAAAGATCAGGCAGATTATTTTGCCCTATCTGATTATTTTGTTGCTTTCTTACCAACCTATCTTGAAGGTGGAAATGGTCTTGACAGTGGGGATATTGAAATTTTGACAACCCCTTTACGAGAGTTCATAGCTTTTGCAGATAATTATCGTTATTGCTATGGCATTGTTGGTTCAGGCAATAAAAATTTTAACAATCAATATTGTCTGACGGCTAAGCAGTATGCTGAACAATTCGGTTTTCCTGTTCTTGATAATTTTGAATTGCGCGGTCTGGCCGATGATGTTGAACGTGTTGGTGATAAGATTTTAGCCTTATACGCAGTTAACTAA
- the rlmD gene encoding 23S rRNA (uracil(1939)-C(5))-methyltransferase RlmD — translation MNLRVKQKIPLKIKRMGINGEGIGFYKRTLVFVPGALKGEEIFCQITSVKHNFVQARLLTINKKSKFRVRPACPIYEECGGCQIMHLRYDKQLDFKKDLLKQALKKFKPQGYETYDIRATIGMEHPQHYRAKLQFQTRKFGGSVRAGLFKEQSHHLVDIKDCLIQDELTQKIVNRVCQLLDDYNIPVYDERRHFAGVRTIMVRKSQATNQVQLIFVTSKEVNLVGIIRDLTGYFPEIKTVAVNFNSSKSSAIYGQKTEILWGIDSISEEVLDYSFSLSPRAFYQLNPQQTQVLYHQALQALDVTAEDHLIDAYCGVGSIGLAFANKVKSVRGMDIIPEAITDAKRNAERMGYTNTYYEMGKAENVIPKWYKDGYQASALIVDPPRTGLDEKLLKTLLTYQPEKMVYVSCNVSTLARDLVQLVKVYEVNYIQSVDMFPHTARTEAVVKLVKRKQNSCSKKSKEVK, via the coding sequence ATGAATTTACGAGTAAAACAAAAGATTCCCTTGAAAATCAAGAGAATGGGAATTAACGGTGAAGGAATTGGCTTTTATAAGAGAACCTTAGTTTTTGTTCCCGGTGCTCTGAAAGGTGAAGAGATTTTTTGTCAAATAACCAGTGTTAAACACAATTTCGTGCAAGCCAGACTATTGACCATCAATAAAAAATCTAAATTTCGGGTGCGGCCTGCTTGTCCTATTTATGAGGAATGTGGCGGCTGTCAAATCATGCATTTACGTTATGATAAACAATTGGATTTCAAAAAAGATTTGCTAAAGCAAGCTTTGAAAAAATTTAAGCCGCAAGGTTATGAGACCTATGACATTCGAGCGACAATTGGAATGGAACACCCTCAGCATTATCGCGCCAAGTTACAATTTCAGACGAGAAAATTTGGCGGTTCTGTTAGAGCGGGACTTTTCAAAGAGCAAAGTCATCATTTGGTAGATATTAAAGATTGTTTGATACAAGATGAGCTGACCCAAAAAATCGTCAATCGAGTCTGTCAGCTTTTGGACGACTACAATATCCCTGTTTATGACGAACGGCGTCATTTTGCTGGTGTCAGAACTATCATGGTCAGAAAGTCACAAGCCACCAATCAAGTTCAGTTGATTTTTGTAACCAGTAAGGAAGTTAATCTCGTCGGAATTATTCGTGATTTGACAGGATATTTTCCAGAAATTAAGACGGTTGCCGTTAATTTTAATTCCAGCAAATCCAGTGCTATTTATGGTCAGAAAACAGAAATTCTCTGGGGTATTGATAGCATATCAGAGGAAGTTTTAGATTATTCCTTTTCTTTATCTCCCAGAGCCTTTTATCAACTTAATCCTCAGCAGACGCAAGTTCTTTATCATCAAGCACTTCAAGCTCTTGATGTGACTGCAGAAGATCATTTAATTGATGCTTACTGTGGTGTCGGTAGTATTGGTCTTGCTTTTGCTAATAAAGTAAAATCAGTTAGAGGGATGGATATTATTCCTGAAGCTATTACAGATGCTAAAAGAAATGCTGAGCGTATGGGATACACAAACACCTATTATGAAATGGGGAAAGCCGAAAATGTTATTCCAAAATGGTACAAAGACGGCTATCAAGCATCGGCGCTTATTGTTGATCCACCTAGAACAGGACTTGATGAGAAACTTTTAAAAACTCTGCTAACCTATCAGCCAGAAAAAATGGTTTATGTCTCTTGTAATGTTTCAACTCTTGCCAGAGATTTGGTTCAATTGGTTAAAGTCTATGAAGTCAATTATATCCAATCGGTCGATATGTTCCCTCATACAGCAAGAACTGAGGCTGTTGTTAAATTAGTAAAACGAAAACAAAATAGTTGTTCTAAAAAAAGTAAGGAAGTAAAATGA